In Desulfofundulus kuznetsovii DSM 6115, the following are encoded in one genomic region:
- a CDS encoding helix-turn-helix domain-containing protein: MRVGTFCKILRNSSNLPLRKFATLINLPHSSIAALESGWLPPTTNTIAALLNYLSLNEPKKFHCLAQYIGNCFLKEYAFRLSADNPFYPISWCSLGVLKAFLDSKYTHKDPSWPGDFIRIILPERLLPSENDPKKEVDLIMYSYLWSLINDDIFEYSALTTETKFKIIVWLSKEMRFLKPGEAYLDRLTQPPPRIKKILDSLPPRFARVAWTFGHFIELITQDQPDRVPDAFGALDVILLLCDRVELNPLNPGEITAYLTSHTKKQKKVISYYPPQVSIPEVFYSEPYLQIEDIST; the protein is encoded by the coding sequence ATGCGTGTTGGCACATTTTGTAAAATATTGCGCAACTCAAGTAATTTACCACTTCGTAAGTTTGCTACTTTAATAAATCTCCCCCATTCATCTATTGCGGCTCTAGAAAGTGGCTGGTTGCCTCCTACCACGAATACTATAGCCGCTCTGTTAAATTATCTCTCTTTGAACGAACCGAAAAAATTTCATTGTCTGGCGCAATACATTGGCAATTGCTTTTTAAAGGAATACGCTTTTCGCTTATCCGCAGATAATCCTTTTTACCCTATATCATGGTGCTCTTTAGGAGTTTTGAAGGCTTTCCTTGATTCAAAATATACACATAAGGATCCTTCCTGGCCGGGAGATTTTATAAGAATTATTCTTCCGGAAAGATTACTCCCCTCAGAAAACGACCCGAAAAAGGAAGTTGATCTAATAATGTATTCTTACCTCTGGTCACTCATTAATGATGACATCTTCGAGTATTCTGCTCTTACAACTGAAACGAAGTTTAAGATCATCGTCTGGCTTTCAAAAGAGATGCGTTTTCTTAAACCAGGAGAAGCGTATCTTGACCGCTTAACTCAACCTCCCCCACGAATTAAAAAAATTTTGGATTCCCTACCACCACGATTTGCCCGAGTTGCCTGGACATTCGGCCACTTTATAGAATTGATTACGCAAGATCAGCCTGACCGAGTACCGGATGCCTTTGGTGCTTTGGACGTAATATTATTGCTGTGTGATAGGGTGGAACTGAACCCCCTTAACCCTGGCGAAATAACCGCTTATTTGACTTCACACACAAAAAAACAAAAAAAGGTAATAAGTTACTATCCGCCACAAGTCAGCATACCGGAAGTATTTTACTCGGAACCATATTTGCAGATTGAAGATATATCAACATAG